In the Nocardia asteroides genome, CGTCGGCGAGTTATCCACAGGCTCGGAGTTATCCACATTCGGTTGCCGGTGGCTGTCGCGGCCTCCCCGGTTCCACCACGCTGAACTGCATGGATACCGAGAACGGTGGCGGCGCCCCCGCCCTTGCGCTGGTGGCCGAGAGCGCCCTGCGCGCCGAGGTGCGCCGGGTCGCGGCAGCCGCCCAGCGGCCGCTCACCGAGCTGACGCCGCCGGTCGGCAGACATGCCTGGAGCGCGGCCCCGCTGGTCGTGCTCGACACCGCCGCGGCCACCGGCTGCGCGGAGGCCGGGCACCCGCGACGGGTCGGCGTCGTCCTGGTCACCGCGGGGGAACCGGAGCTGCCGGATTGGCGGGCCGCCGCGGCCGTCGGGGCCGAGCGGGTGGTCGCGCTGCCCGGTGCGGCCGTCGAGCTGGTGCAGAAGTTTGCTGAACACGCGGAGCCGCGCGCGGGCGACGGCGTCGTCGTCGCGCTCGCCGGCGCGGTCGGCGGGGCCGGCGCCTCCACCCTCGCCGCCGCCACCGCCCTGCGCGCCGCCGCGCGGCAGTTCCGCGGGCACACCGTGCTGGTCGACGGCGCACCGCTCGGCGGCGGCCTCGACCTGCTGCTCGGTATCGAAACCGCGGCCGGGCCGCGCTGGGCCGACCTCGCCATCGAAGACGGGCGGGTCGCCGCGAGCGCGCTGCACAGCGCCCTGCCCAGCGCCGCGCCCGGCCTCGCCGTGCTCTCCTGCGCCCGGCCCGCTGCCGGGAAGTTGCCCGCCCCGATCGGCGCCGCCGCGAGCCACGCCGTCGTCGAAGCAGGCCGCGCCGCAGGAGATCTCGTGATCTGTGACATATCAGGCGAGCGGGGGCCGCATGCCGAGCAGATGCTGGACGCCGCCGATCTCGTCGTCCTCGTGGTTCCCGCGCGGTTGCGGGCGCTCGCGGCGGCGGGCGCCGTCGCCACCACCATCCGCCGCCGGAACCCGAACCAGGGATTGGTGATCCGCGGCCCCGCACCCGGCAACCTGCGCGGCGCCGAGATCGCCGGTGCCCTCGACCTCCCGCTGCTCGCCGCCATCCGCGCCGAACCGGGGCTCGCCGGGCGGCTGGAGCGCGGCGGCCTCGGCCTCGGCCGCCGCACCCCGCTCACCGGGGCCGCCGACGCCATCCTCGCCGTACTCGGTGAGCGGAGCGGCCGGTGAGCGCCCTCGTCACCGCCGCGCTGCTCGACCGGGTCAGGGA is a window encoding:
- the ssd gene encoding septum site-determining protein Ssd; translation: MDTENGGGAPALALVAESALRAEVRRVAAAAQRPLTELTPPVGRHAWSAAPLVVLDTAAATGCAEAGHPRRVGVVLVTAGEPELPDWRAAAAVGAERVVALPGAAVELVQKFAEHAEPRAGDGVVVALAGAVGGAGASTLAAATALRAAARQFRGHTVLVDGAPLGGGLDLLLGIETAAGPRWADLAIEDGRVAASALHSALPSAAPGLAVLSCARPAAGKLPAPIGAAASHAVVEAGRAAGDLVICDISGERGPHAEQMLDAADLVVLVVPARLRALAAAGAVATTIRRRNPNQGLVIRGPAPGNLRGAEIAGALDLPLLAAIRAEPGLAGRLERGGLGLGRRTPLTGAADAILAVLGERSGR